The Toxorhynchites rutilus septentrionalis strain SRP chromosome 3, ASM2978413v1, whole genome shotgun sequence genome includes a region encoding these proteins:
- the LOC129777368 gene encoding uncharacterized protein LOC129777368 — MATIIDLEDPDLVLARQLQDQFDRELVEISSGEEDVTNQSDYQLAVALQQRFENEAVELSDDDDDVILAVDVPEASNGSSHNRLSPNAAVKEENEDFLHGTKSFRAQEADLNGDEYFIEELQTYVDPENNFEWKFIEPMPDIKAMFQRLDEVVFQSRFKSKHFNVIWSQAIGKQCTNRNFNDAEGTYTIALNEVLLTLRPRIEVISILLHEMIHAYLKLEGVKESGNGHGANFRRIMLFLNRLLQTNISFSHRLTNMNTLCRTQWYRCTGICHNYKPFHGIVRSDEGEPGMQNEWWKAHSENCGGTFFKIYEMSKMSDDEVSTRYAVNVKYMKPKREDIRGRYKTRLPPKESIDLTSGTPRIIPATTETVSLDDEGSCSEDTKAADKFMQTFNRCVALTRDNYDMQCPICQERVKRKLFGNHIDGCRGFIQRVKVKRTGGAIVQNGMEEHRASLQEPYTPLSTAGRPLGSSSTIADYQRIKRQRFF; from the exons ATGGCTACTATAATTGACTTGGAGGATCCCGATCTGGTTCTGGCCCGCCAACTCCAGGATCAGTTCGACCGAGAGCTGGTGGAGATAAGTTCCGGCGAAGAGGATGTTACGAATCAATCCGACTACCAACTGGCTGTGGCACTTCAGCAACGTTTTGAAAATGAAGCTGTGGAGCTCTcggatgatgacgatgatgtcATTCTGGCTGTGGATGTTCCGGAGGCATCAAATGGTAGCAGTCATAATAGACTATCCCCAAATGCTGCTGTAAAAGAAGAGAACGAAGATTTCCTACATGGAACGAAGTCTTTCCGTGCGCAAGAAGCGGACCTAAACGGGGACGAATACTTCATTGAAGAATTACAGACATACGTTGATCCGGAAAACAATTTCGAATGGAAGTTTATAGAACCAATGCCTGATATCAAAGCAATGTTTCAACGCTTAGATGAGGTGGTATTTCAATCACGCTTCAAATCGAAACATTTTAACGTAATCTGGAGTCAAGCGATTGGAAAGCAATGCACTAACAGAAATTTCAACGACGCCGAAGGCACGTACACGATCGCGTTAAATGAGGTTCTGCTAACGCTCAGACCGAGGATTGAAGTTATCAGCATTTTATTG CACGAAATGATTCACGCTTATCTCAAACTCGAAGGTGTCAAGGAATCCGGCAATGGACATGGCGCGAATTTTCGCCGAATAATGCTATTCTTGAACCGTTTACTCCAAACAAATATTTCGTTCAGTCATCGGCTTACCAATATGAACACATTGTGCCGAACGCAATGGTATCGATGTACAGGAATTTGCCATAACTATAAGCCATTCCACGGGATCGTCCGTtcagacgaaggcgagccaggAATGCAGAATGAATGGTGGAAGGCTCATTCCGAGAATTGCGGCGGCACTTTCTTTAAAATCTATGAAATGAGTAAAATGAGTGATGACGAAGTATCAACACGCTATGCGGTTAACGTCAAGTACATGAAACCAAAGCGTGAAGACATTCGTGGCAGATATAAAACGCGTTTGCCACCGAAGGAATCTATTGATTTAACCAGCGGAACGCCAAGGATTATACCAGCCACGACCGAAACAGTTTCTCTAGATGATGAGGGATCCTGTTCGGAGGATACCAAAGCAGCGGATAAGTTTATGCAAACCTTTAACCGATGCGTCGCTCTGACTAGAGACAACTATGATATGCAATGTCCCATCTGTCAAGAGCGCGTGAAGAGGAAGCTGTTCGGTAACCACATCGATGGTTGTAGAGGGTTCATCCAACGAGTGAAGGTAAAGCGAACAGGCGGGGCAATTGTTCAAAATGGAATGGAGGAACATCGGGCCAGCTTGCAAGAGCCGTATACTCCCTTGAGCACAGCCGGAAGACCCCTCGGATCGTCTTCCACTATAGCTGATTATCAGCGGATCAAAAGACAgcgatttttctga
- the LOC129774476 gene encoding uncharacterized protein K02A2.6-like, with amino-acid sequence MDLDEIVNYAINREILLKQKGKMQPFRSETDMVALVKQDWTKKMPKRGYSTQSFKRDRRLENAGRTECSRCGSWRHHRESEDCIARNASCNKCGVQGHFARKCRVGRNEPSEIRYSWKKSETANAVRDGSAQGSRSEYPSRFDENKEANTAHDGTIVGFIDQLPVEFLIDSGASINTVTEQVWENLVASNARLFKKKFKCDRQFTAYACQEPLQVLVIFEAWITINETKPKSYAEFFVIQGAQKSLLSKRTAEELKVLKVGLAVLSIVQDKVPFPKFPNIQLKLSIDRTVSPRKVAYLKIPVAMEEKVNQKLQQMLNTDIIEPVFGPSEWISPMVVVPKGTDDIRLCINMRYPNQAIQREHYPLPLIDTLLNKLKGAVVFSSIDITSAYYHVELHPTSREITKFMTGRANMRMCEMFAGIEGVVVYIDDIVVWGSTLEEHDERLQKVLNILEDNRAMLNKEKCVFGVKELEILGFKVGVDGISPTDAKVAAIRNFRMPETKEEVRSFLDAAFDESSDHFVCGIGEGPSAITLDDIRKETNLDDVLKEVVESIKTQVWPSSLCAYQAFSKELGVIQGVVVRDDRIILPSKLLQRALDIAHRGHPGVVSMKRNLREKVWWPYMDRDVEHRVQECAGCVSVSSQGSPEPMHRKEMPNRAWQDLAIDFFSAKECATFLVLVDYYSRFLSVTEMKSTNARKTIEVLESVFKEHTYPETDRTDNGPPFASEEFSNYCLSKNIRLVRSIPYWPQMNGLVERQNQGILRTLRIARTMKEDRGKAVEEYVYSYNTTPHSVTGKSPMELLTGRPVKDLLPSLRTEPYWNRDEETRDKDIIRKMQGKLYADKRRHARTSEIVVGDTVMIKNYEIGKLETAFRPEKYTVIKKSGSDVVVLSEDGVKYRRPITHLKKYPILDKQDAAEIISGQPDKVTDETLYKAAIKIPEIDTINLRRSSK; translated from the exons ATGGATTTAGATGAGATCGTAAATTATGCGATTAATCGCGAGATCCTGCTGAAGCAGAAAGGAAAAATGCAGCCGTTCAGATCCGAAACCGATATGGTGGCTTTGGTCAAACAAGATTGGACAAAGAAGATGCCAAAGAGGGGATATTCGACACAATCGTTCAAGCGTGATCGGAGATTGGAAAATGCTGGAAGAACAGAATGCAGCCGTTGTGGATCATGGCGACACCATCGAGAGTCGGAAGATTGCATCGCCCGAAACGCTTCGTGCAACAAATGTGGGGTCCAAGGTCACTTCGCGAGGAAGTGCAGAGTTGGTCGGAATGAGCCCTCTGAAATCCGATACTCTtggaaaaaatcggaaacgGCTAATGCTGTGCGGGATGGAAGTGCCCAGGGATCAAGATCGGAATATCCGTCCCGTTTTGACGAGAATAAAGAG GCAAACACAGCACATGATGGAACAATTGTGGGATTTATTGATCAACTGCCGGTAGAGTTTCTGATTGACTCTGGGGCGTCAATCAACACTGTTACCGAGCAAGTCTGGGAAAATCTTGTGGCTAGCAACGCCAGATTGTttaagaaaaaattcaaatgcgaTCGACAATTCACGGCATATGCTTGTCAGGAACCACTCCAGGTTCTGGTGATTTTTGAAGCCTGGATTACCATTAATGAGACAAAGCCGAAAAGTTATGCCGAGTTTTTCGTTATACAAGGAGCACAAAAGTCTTTGCTCAGCAAGAGAACAGCGGAGGAGCTCAAAGTTTTAAAAGTAGGATTGGCGGTTCTGAGCATCGTACAGGATAAAGTGCCATTCCCGAAATTCCCTAACATACAACTTAAATTATCCATTGATCGCACTGTGTCTCCTAGGAAGGTGGCTTATTTAAAAATCCCTGTAGCAATGGAAGAAAAGGTAAACCAGAAACTTCAACAAATGTTGAACACAGATATCATTGAACCTGTTTTTGGTCCGTCCGAGTGGATCTCGCCAATGGTTGTAGTTCCAAAAGGAACAGATGATATCCGCTTGTGCATAAATATGCGATATCCCAACCAAGCGATACAGCGGGAACATTATCCATTACCACTCATTGATACACTGTTAAACAAGCTGAAGGGAGCGGTTGTATTCTCCAGCATTGACATCACCTCGGCATACTATCATGTAGAATTACATCCAACGTCACGCGAAATAACAAAGTTCATGACGGGAAGAG CGAATATGCGAATGTGTGAAATGTTTGCTGGTATTGAAGGTGTTGTGGTGTATATCGACGACATTGTTGtttggggatcaacactagaaGAACATGATGAACGGTTACAAAAAGTACTAAATATTCTTGAGGATAACCGGGCAATGCTAAACAAAGAAAAGTGTGTTTTTGGCGTGAAAGAGCTCGAAATACTGGGCTTCAAGGTAGGCGTGGATGGAATCAGCCCAACGGATGCCAAAGTTGCAGCAATCCGGAACTTCAGAATGCCAGAAACAAAGGAGGAGGTCCGAAGCTTCCTTG ATGCAGCATTTGATGAATCTTCAGACCATTTTGTTTGTGGGATAGGCGAAGGGCCGTCAGCCATTACGCTGGACGACATTCGGAAGGAAACAAATCTTGATGATGTGCTTAAAGAAGTTGTAGAATCCATTAAAACGCAGGTGTGGCCATCAAGTTTGTGCGCTTATCAAGCTTTCTCTAAAGAATTGGGGGTGATTCAAGGCGTTGTAGTAAGAGATGACCGAATTATTCTTCCATCAAAACTGCTACAAAGAGCATTAGATATCGCGCATCGAGGCCATCCAGGAGTAGTTTCAATGAAACGAAATCTCAGGGAGAAAGTGTGGTGGCCCTATATGGACCGAGATGTTGAGCATCGTGTACAAGAATGTGCGGGTTGTGTTTCAGTGAGTTCACAAGGATCACCGGAACCAATGCACCGCAAAGAAATGCCGAATCGTGCATGGCAGGATTTGGCTATAGATTTTTTCTCAGCCAAGGAATGTGCGACGTTCTTGGTACTGGTTGATTACTATAGCCGATTTTTATCTGTCACTGAAATGAAGTCTACTAATGCAAGAAAAACTATTGAGGTTTTGGAAAGCGTGTTTAAGGAGCACACATATCCAGAGACAGATAGAACTGACAATGGACCTCCGTTCGCTAGCGAAGAGTTTTCGAACTACTGTCTCAGTAAAAATATTCGACTTGTACGCAGCATTCCGTACTGGCCCCAGATGAACGGTTTGGTTGAACGACAAAACCAGGGGATCCTGCGCACCTTGAGAATTGCTCGCACAATGAAGGAGGACCGGGGAAAAGCCGTTGAGGAATATGTATATTCGTATAATACTACACCACATTCAGTCACCGGGAAGTCACCGATGGAGTTGCTTACTGGACGACCAGTGAAGGACCTACTCCCATCACTGAGAACCGAACCCTACTGGAATCGTGATGAGGAAACACGGGATAAGGACATAATCAGGAAAATGCAGGGTAAACTCTACGCCGATAAACGTCGGCATGCTAGAACGTCAGAAATTGTTGTTGGGGATACCGTTATGATTAAAAACTACGAAATTGGAAAATTAGAGACGGCCTTTCGACCGGAGAAGTATACCGTGATCAAAAAAAGTGGAAGCGACGTGGTCGTACTAAGCGAAGACGGTGTCAAATATAGGCGACCGATAACTCATTTGAAAAAGTACCCAATTCTGGACAAACAAGATG